A genomic window from Vitis riparia cultivar Riparia Gloire de Montpellier isolate 1030 chromosome 18, EGFV_Vit.rip_1.0, whole genome shotgun sequence includes:
- the LOC117907657 gene encoding protein NRT1/ PTR FAMILY 5.10-like, giving the protein MAISDISLDSETPFLEDAVEGVVDYRGVPAKRSRSGGWRSASFIIGVELAERIAYYGISFNLISYLTGPLGQSMAVAAQNVNTFSGAGCLLPLLGAFVADSFLGRYRTIVIASLLYILGLGLLTLSAMLPSLIPSFCQNIDNPPQFQVVLFFFSLYLVTVGQSGHKPCTQAFGADQFDGQHPEECKAKSSFFNWWYFALCSGISVAFLILSYIQENLNWVLGFGIPCIVMVAALLLFLLGTKTYRYSINTNEENPFVRIGKVFVEATRNWRTMPSLKTAEEVAGETLPHHGSHQFNRDRFLSKTLLTLDCSKEDGKACRFSDVEEAKAVLKLFPIWITSLVFGILPAQLSTFFTKQGITMDRSTGLGFDIPAASLQSLNTTTIVIFIPIYDRILVPIARHLTRKPSGISMLQRIGTGMFLYIISMVIAALIEVKRLKKAEEQGLVDTPNVTIPMSVWWLVPQYVLSGVGDALTMVGFQEFFYDQAPNELRSVGIALYLSIFGLGSFLSSFLISAIDKVTGGDGHDSWFNDNLNKAHLDYFYWLLVGLGLLGLAGYVYFAKSYIYNKRGIA; this is encoded by the exons ATGGCCATCTCGGACATCTCTTTAGACTCCGAGACACCATTCCTTGAGGACGCCGTGGAGGGTGTTGTGGACTACAGAGGTGTTCCAGCCAAGAGATCTAGATCTGGTGGTTGGAGGTCAGCCTCTTTCATCATCG GTGTGGAACTGGCGGAGAGGATTGCTTACTATGGCATATCATTCAATCTTATAAGCTATCTTACGGGGCCACTGGGGCAGTCCATGGCCGTGGCTGCCCAGAACGTTAATACATTTAGCGGGGCTGGGTGTCTACTCCCTTTGCTTGGAGCATTCGTTGCAGATTCCTTTCTGGGTCGATATCGCACTATTGTTATTGCATCTCTTCTCTACATCCTG GGACTAGGCTTGTTAACTCTGTCGGCTATGCTTCCTTCTCTGATCCCTTCCTTCTGCCAAAACATTGACAATCCTCCCCAGTTCCAAGTagtcttattctttttttctctatatcTAGTAACAGTTGGCCAAAGTGGGCACAAGCCTTGCACCCAGGCTTTTGGAGCTGACCAATTTGATGGACAACATCCAGAGGAGTGCAAAGCTAAAAGCTCGTTCTTCAACTGGTGGTATTTTGCTCTATGCAGTGGTATTTCAGTAGCTTTCTTGATCTTGAGCTACATTCAAGAAAATCTTAACTGGGTTCTTGGATTTGGAATCCCCTGCATTGTCATGGTGGCAGCGCTGCTCCTTTTCTTGCTTGGAACTAAGACTTACCGTTATAGTATCAATACCAATGAGGAAAACCCATTTGTGAGAATTGGCAAGGTGTTTGTTGAGGCAACTAGGAATTGGAGAACCATGCCATCACTGAAAACTGCAGAGGAGGTTGCTGGAGAGACCCTGCCTCACCATGGTTCTCATCAGTTCAA TCGTGACAGGTTTCTCAGCAAGACCTTGCTTACACTAGACTGTTCGAAGGAGGACGGAAAGGCATGTAGGTTCAGTGACGTTGAAGAAGCGAAGGCAGTTCTAAAGCTGTTTCCCATATGGATTACTAGTTTGGTGTTTGGTATCTTGCCAGCACAATTATCCACTTTCTTTACCAAGCAAGGAATTACTATGGATAGATCAACTGGCTTGGGTTTTGACATACCGGCTGCTTCACTTCAATCCTTGAATACCACCACCATTGTCATCTTTATTCCCATATATGACCGCATTTTGGTTCCTATTGCAAGACATTTAACCAGGAAACCTTCTGGCATATCAATGCTTCAGAGAATTGGAACGGGGATGTTTTTATACATCATTTCAATGGTAATTGCAGCATTAATAGAGGTGAAACGGCTCAAGAAAGCTGAAGAACAGGGCCTGGTTGATACACCAAATGTGACCATTCCAATGAGCGTGTGGTGGTTGGTTCCTCAGTATGTATTGTCTGGAGTTGGGGATGCGTTAACCATGGTAGGTTTTCAAGAATTTTTCTATGATCAGGCCCCAAATGAATTAAGGAGTGTTGGTATTGCCCTCTACCTCAGTATTTTTGGGTTAGGGAGCTTCCTGAGCAGCTTTCTCATCTCTGCCATTGATAAAGTAACTGGTGGAGATGGCCATGATAGCTGGTTCAATGATAACCTCAATAAAGCACATCTTGATTACTTTTATTGGCTTCTTGTTGGGCTCGGTCTATTAGGATTGGCTGGCTATGTGTATTTTGCAAAATCTTACATTTATAATAAGAGAGGTATTGCATGA
- the LOC117907656 gene encoding protein NRT1/ PTR FAMILY 5.10-like isoform X2, whose amino-acid sequence MDNCHISGASSLDDTVDGAVDDKGDPAKRSFSGAWKSAYFIIGMAVVERFAFKGIETNLINYLTGWLGESTVAAAANVNTWSGTSTLLPLLGASIADSYLGQYRTIVIASVTYILGLGLLTLSAVLTSGSSSNCKNRNKTTSCSPSELQVFFFFFSLYVVAIAQGGLKPCLQAFGAEQFDQRDQEECKAKSSFFNWWYFGLAGGAAVSYLIMSYIEENVSWILGFGILCLFMVLGLLLFLFGARTYRYSIKKDERSPFVRIGRVFVAAAKNWKTTPPVEATEEVAQENLPPHQGSNQFKFLNKALLLPGGSGEKGKACSLSDVEEAKAVLRLFPIWATCLAYGIVLAQPPTLFTKQGTTLDRSIGSGFHIPAASLQFFRALTVLIFIPIYDRIFVPIARSLTRKPSGITMLQRIGTGIFLIAITMVIAALVELKRLKTAEEYELVDMPKTTLPMKVWWLIPQFIFLGISDSFTSVGIQEFFCDQMPNELRSVGVSLQLSIVGLGSLLSTSLISVIGKITSGDGRDSWFSDNLNRAHLDYFYWLLAGLTAIGLAVYLFFAKSYIYNSTT is encoded by the exons ATGGATAACTGTCACATCTCGGGGGCTTCATCTTTGGACGACACTGTAGATGGTGCCGTCGACGACAAAGGCGACCCAGCCAAGAGATCCTTCTCAGGTGCCTGGAAATCTGCGTATTTCATCATAG GCATGGCAGTTGTGGAGAGGTTTGCTTTCAAAGGTATAGAAACCAACCTTATAAACTACCTCACCGGATGGCTAGGGGAGTCCACCGTCGCTGCAGCTGCCAACGTGAATACATGGTCCGGGACTTCGACTTTATTGCCTCTCTTAGGAGCTTCCATTGCAGACTCTTATCTTGGTCAATATCGCACCATTGTTATTGCTTCTGTTACCTACATCCTG GGACTAGGCTTATTGACTCTGTCTGCTGTGCTGACTTCTGGGAGCTCTTCCAACTgcaaaaacagaaacaaaacaACGTCCTGCTCTCCTTCTGAGCTCCAagtattcttcttctttttctcattgTATGTAGTGGCAATTGCGCAAGGTGGGCTCAAGCCTTGCCTCCAAGCATTTGGAGCTGAGCAGTTCGACCAACGGGATCAAGAGGAATGCAAAGCCAAAAGCTCATTCTTCAACTGGTGGTATTTTGGTCTGGCTGGTGGTGCTGCAGTAAGTTACTTGATTATGAGCTACATTGAAGAGAACGTTAGTTGGATTCTTGGATTTGGAATCCTTTGCCTTTTCATGGTGTTGGGGCTGCTCCTTTTCTTGTTCGGGGCTAGGACTTATAGGTATAGTATCAAAAAGGATGAGAGAAGCCCATTTGTGAGAATTGGTCGGGTTTTTGTTGCAGCAGCCAAGAATTGGAAGACAACCCCTCCAGTGGAAGCTACAGAAGAGGTGGCTCAAGAAAACCTTCCCCCTCACCAAGGTTCAAACCAGTTCAA GTTTCTCAACAAGGCATTGCTTCTGCCAGGGGGGTCTGGGGAAAAAGGAAAGGCATGTAGCCTCAGTGATGTTGAAGAAGCAAAGGCAGTACTAAGGCTGTTTCCCATATGGGCCACATGTTTGGCGTATGGTATTGTGCTTGCACAGCCACCCACTTTGTTTACCAAGCAAGGAACTACACTAGATAGATCAATAGGTTCAGGCTTTCACATACCAGCAGCTTCACTTCAATTTTTTAGGGCCCTCACGGTTCTCATCTTCATTCCTATATACGACCGCATATTTGTCCCGATTGCTAGATCTTTAACCAGAAAACCATCTGGCATAACAATGCTTCAGAGAATCGGAACTGGGATATTTTTAATTGCCATTACCATGGTAATTGCAGCCCTAGTTGAGTTGAAACGTCTGAAAACTGCTGAAGAATATGAGCTGGTTGATATGCCAAAGACGACTCTTCCTATGAAGGTGTGGTGGTTGATTCcccaatttattttcttaggaATTTCTGACTCATTCACCAGTGTTGGTATTCAGGAGTTTTTCTGTGACCAGATGCCTAATGAATTGAGGAGTGTTGGCGTGTCCCTCCAACTAAGTATCGTTGGCTTAGGGAGCTTGCTGAGCACCTCTCTGATCTCTGTCATTGGGAAAATAACTAGTGGGGATGGACGAGATAGCTGGTTTAGTGACAATCTCAATCGGGCACATCTTGATTACTTTTATTGGCTACTTGCTGGACTCACTGCAATAGGATTGGCTGTCTACTTGTTTTTCGCCAAGTCTTACATTTATAATAGTACAACATGA
- the LOC117907656 gene encoding protein NRT1/ PTR FAMILY 5.10-like isoform X1, which produces MDNCHISGASSLDDTVDGAVDDKGDPAKRSFSGAWKSAYFIIGMAVVERFAFKGIETNLINYLTGWLGESTVAAAANVNTWSGTSTLLPLLGASIADSYLGQYRTIVIASVTYILGLGLLTLSAVLTSGSSSNCKNRNKTTSCSPSELQVFFFFFSLYVVAIAQGGLKPCLQAFGAEQFDQRDQEECKAKSSFFNWWYFGLAGGAAVSYLIMSYIEENVSWILGFGILCLFMVLGLLLFLFGARTYRYSIKKDERSPFVRIGRVFVAAAKNWKTTPPVEATEEVAQENLPPHQGSNQFKLWSLFYGRFLNKALLLPGGSGEKGKACSLSDVEEAKAVLRLFPIWATCLAYGIVLAQPPTLFTKQGTTLDRSIGSGFHIPAASLQFFRALTVLIFIPIYDRIFVPIARSLTRKPSGITMLQRIGTGIFLIAITMVIAALVELKRLKTAEEYELVDMPKTTLPMKVWWLIPQFIFLGISDSFTSVGIQEFFCDQMPNELRSVGVSLQLSIVGLGSLLSTSLISVIGKITSGDGRDSWFSDNLNRAHLDYFYWLLAGLTAIGLAVYLFFAKSYIYNSTT; this is translated from the exons ATGGATAACTGTCACATCTCGGGGGCTTCATCTTTGGACGACACTGTAGATGGTGCCGTCGACGACAAAGGCGACCCAGCCAAGAGATCCTTCTCAGGTGCCTGGAAATCTGCGTATTTCATCATAG GCATGGCAGTTGTGGAGAGGTTTGCTTTCAAAGGTATAGAAACCAACCTTATAAACTACCTCACCGGATGGCTAGGGGAGTCCACCGTCGCTGCAGCTGCCAACGTGAATACATGGTCCGGGACTTCGACTTTATTGCCTCTCTTAGGAGCTTCCATTGCAGACTCTTATCTTGGTCAATATCGCACCATTGTTATTGCTTCTGTTACCTACATCCTG GGACTAGGCTTATTGACTCTGTCTGCTGTGCTGACTTCTGGGAGCTCTTCCAACTgcaaaaacagaaacaaaacaACGTCCTGCTCTCCTTCTGAGCTCCAagtattcttcttctttttctcattgTATGTAGTGGCAATTGCGCAAGGTGGGCTCAAGCCTTGCCTCCAAGCATTTGGAGCTGAGCAGTTCGACCAACGGGATCAAGAGGAATGCAAAGCCAAAAGCTCATTCTTCAACTGGTGGTATTTTGGTCTGGCTGGTGGTGCTGCAGTAAGTTACTTGATTATGAGCTACATTGAAGAGAACGTTAGTTGGATTCTTGGATTTGGAATCCTTTGCCTTTTCATGGTGTTGGGGCTGCTCCTTTTCTTGTTCGGGGCTAGGACTTATAGGTATAGTATCAAAAAGGATGAGAGAAGCCCATTTGTGAGAATTGGTCGGGTTTTTGTTGCAGCAGCCAAGAATTGGAAGACAACCCCTCCAGTGGAAGCTACAGAAGAGGTGGCTCAAGAAAACCTTCCCCCTCACCAAGGTTCAAACCAGTTCAA ACTTTGGTCTCTTTTCTATGGCAGGTTTCTCAACAAGGCATTGCTTCTGCCAGGGGGGTCTGGGGAAAAAGGAAAGGCATGTAGCCTCAGTGATGTTGAAGAAGCAAAGGCAGTACTAAGGCTGTTTCCCATATGGGCCACATGTTTGGCGTATGGTATTGTGCTTGCACAGCCACCCACTTTGTTTACCAAGCAAGGAACTACACTAGATAGATCAATAGGTTCAGGCTTTCACATACCAGCAGCTTCACTTCAATTTTTTAGGGCCCTCACGGTTCTCATCTTCATTCCTATATACGACCGCATATTTGTCCCGATTGCTAGATCTTTAACCAGAAAACCATCTGGCATAACAATGCTTCAGAGAATCGGAACTGGGATATTTTTAATTGCCATTACCATGGTAATTGCAGCCCTAGTTGAGTTGAAACGTCTGAAAACTGCTGAAGAATATGAGCTGGTTGATATGCCAAAGACGACTCTTCCTATGAAGGTGTGGTGGTTGATTCcccaatttattttcttaggaATTTCTGACTCATTCACCAGTGTTGGTATTCAGGAGTTTTTCTGTGACCAGATGCCTAATGAATTGAGGAGTGTTGGCGTGTCCCTCCAACTAAGTATCGTTGGCTTAGGGAGCTTGCTGAGCACCTCTCTGATCTCTGTCATTGGGAAAATAACTAGTGGGGATGGACGAGATAGCTGGTTTAGTGACAATCTCAATCGGGCACATCTTGATTACTTTTATTGGCTACTTGCTGGACTCACTGCAATAGGATTGGCTGTCTACTTGTTTTTCGCCAAGTCTTACATTTATAATAGTACAACATGA
- the LOC117907656 gene encoding protein NRT1/ PTR FAMILY 5.10-like isoform X3, giving the protein MDNCHISGASSLDDTVDGAVDDKGDPAKRSFSGAWKSAYFIIGMAVVERFAFKGIETNLINYLTGWLGESTVAAAANVNTWSGTSTLLPLLGASIADSYLGQYRTIVIASVTYILGLGLLTLSAVLTSGSSSNCKNRNKTTSCSPSELQVFFFFFSLYVVAIAQGGLKPCLQAFGAEQFDQRDQEECKAKSSFFNWWYFGLAGGAAVSYLIMSYIEENVSWILGFGILCLFMVLGLLLFLFGARTYRYSIKKDERSPFVRIGRVFVAAAKNWKTTPPVEATEEVAQENLPPHQGSNQFKLWSLFYGRFLNKALLLPGGSGEKGKACSLSDVEEAKAVLRLFPIWATCLAYGIVLAQPPTLFTKQGTTLDRSIGSGFHIPAASLQFFRALTVLIFIPIYDRIFVPIARSLTRKPSGITMLQRIGTGIFLIAITMVIAALVELKRLKTAEEYELVDMPKTTLPMKMPNELRSVGVSLQLSIVGLGSLLSTSLISVIGKITSGDGRDSWFSDNLNRAHLDYFYWLLAGLTAIGLAVYLFFAKSYIYNSTT; this is encoded by the exons ATGGATAACTGTCACATCTCGGGGGCTTCATCTTTGGACGACACTGTAGATGGTGCCGTCGACGACAAAGGCGACCCAGCCAAGAGATCCTTCTCAGGTGCCTGGAAATCTGCGTATTTCATCATAG GCATGGCAGTTGTGGAGAGGTTTGCTTTCAAAGGTATAGAAACCAACCTTATAAACTACCTCACCGGATGGCTAGGGGAGTCCACCGTCGCTGCAGCTGCCAACGTGAATACATGGTCCGGGACTTCGACTTTATTGCCTCTCTTAGGAGCTTCCATTGCAGACTCTTATCTTGGTCAATATCGCACCATTGTTATTGCTTCTGTTACCTACATCCTG GGACTAGGCTTATTGACTCTGTCTGCTGTGCTGACTTCTGGGAGCTCTTCCAACTgcaaaaacagaaacaaaacaACGTCCTGCTCTCCTTCTGAGCTCCAagtattcttcttctttttctcattgTATGTAGTGGCAATTGCGCAAGGTGGGCTCAAGCCTTGCCTCCAAGCATTTGGAGCTGAGCAGTTCGACCAACGGGATCAAGAGGAATGCAAAGCCAAAAGCTCATTCTTCAACTGGTGGTATTTTGGTCTGGCTGGTGGTGCTGCAGTAAGTTACTTGATTATGAGCTACATTGAAGAGAACGTTAGTTGGATTCTTGGATTTGGAATCCTTTGCCTTTTCATGGTGTTGGGGCTGCTCCTTTTCTTGTTCGGGGCTAGGACTTATAGGTATAGTATCAAAAAGGATGAGAGAAGCCCATTTGTGAGAATTGGTCGGGTTTTTGTTGCAGCAGCCAAGAATTGGAAGACAACCCCTCCAGTGGAAGCTACAGAAGAGGTGGCTCAAGAAAACCTTCCCCCTCACCAAGGTTCAAACCAGTTCAA ACTTTGGTCTCTTTTCTATGGCAGGTTTCTCAACAAGGCATTGCTTCTGCCAGGGGGGTCTGGGGAAAAAGGAAAGGCATGTAGCCTCAGTGATGTTGAAGAAGCAAAGGCAGTACTAAGGCTGTTTCCCATATGGGCCACATGTTTGGCGTATGGTATTGTGCTTGCACAGCCACCCACTTTGTTTACCAAGCAAGGAACTACACTAGATAGATCAATAGGTTCAGGCTTTCACATACCAGCAGCTTCACTTCAATTTTTTAGGGCCCTCACGGTTCTCATCTTCATTCCTATATACGACCGCATATTTGTCCCGATTGCTAGATCTTTAACCAGAAAACCATCTGGCATAACAATGCTTCAGAGAATCGGAACTGGGATATTTTTAATTGCCATTACCATGGTAATTGCAGCCCTAGTTGAGTTGAAACGTCTGAAAACTGCTGAAGAATATGAGCTGGTTGATATGCCAAAGACGACTCTTCCTATGAAG ATGCCTAATGAATTGAGGAGTGTTGGCGTGTCCCTCCAACTAAGTATCGTTGGCTTAGGGAGCTTGCTGAGCACCTCTCTGATCTCTGTCATTGGGAAAATAACTAGTGGGGATGGACGAGATAGCTGGTTTAGTGACAATCTCAATCGGGCACATCTTGATTACTTTTATTGGCTACTTGCTGGACTCACTGCAATAGGATTGGCTGTCTACTTGTTTTTCGCCAAGTCTTACATTTATAATAGTACAACATGA